A genome region from Candidatus Poribacteria bacterium includes the following:
- a CDS encoding ISAs1 family transposase, producing MLTTRTLRASTLLNEHLNWPGLAQVYEYQTHRKHLATGEITHDTQYGITSLTSEKATAKDLLTLRRGHWTIENKLHWTRDVVFREDASQVRTAAIPQIMAALRNTVLSVFRFNGYTKITQTLRCFAEKPKLAVKLIQ from the coding sequence ATCCTCACGACCCGAACCCTTCGAGCCAGCACACTTCTCAACGAACATCTCAACTGGCCAGGACTCGCACAGGTCTATGAATACCAGACGCACCGAAAACATCTCGCAACAGGCGAAATCACACACGACACACAATATGGCATCACGAGTCTAACGTCAGAGAAAGCCACCGCTAAAGACCTCCTCACACTTCGAAGGGGACATTGGACCATAGAGAACAAACTCCATTGGACACGAGACGTCGTTTTCCGAGAAGATGCCTCACAGGTCCGAACCGCAGCAATACCCCAAATCATGGCAGCTTTACGCAATACAGTCCTTTCTGTTTTCCGGTTCAATGGCTATACAAAGATCACGCAAACTCTGCGATGCTTCGCAGAAAAACCTAAACTCGCAGTTAAACTCATTCAATGA
- the murB gene encoding UDP-N-acetylmuramate dehydrogenase, with protein sequence MEWKDALLDIVKDSGSRIRFGEPLAKHTYFGIGGEVTAYIEVSTVSQLAAWARFHGQWEVPVAIIGRGSNLLVSDTGFNGIGIRLIGELAKLQVDGNVVSVGAGLSLPRLSKVMSRGGLSGVEFALGIPGSVGGALIMNAGAWGSSFGDVVTDVTVMDDTGELVPLTHAEAEFEYRRSGLDAYFCVIGATLRLEPGDADTITTRMQAFYKQKVETQPFAEENAGCMFKNPPGDSAGRLIDISGLKGHRIGGAEVSTVHGNFILNIDNATAADVLALVAYIQEQVREKTGISLHTEVKRLGFDTKVG encoded by the coding sequence ATGGAGTGGAAAGATGCGCTGCTGGACATCGTAAAGGATTCAGGTTCACGGATCCGGTTTGGGGAACCGCTCGCAAAGCATACCTACTTCGGCATCGGTGGCGAAGTGACCGCTTACATCGAAGTTAGCACGGTAAGCCAATTAGCAGCATGGGCACGTTTTCATGGGCAGTGGGAGGTTCCAGTCGCGATTATCGGTCGCGGCTCAAATCTGCTGGTGAGCGATACCGGCTTCAACGGCATCGGTATCAGGTTAATCGGGGAGTTGGCGAAACTACAGGTCGATGGGAACGTCGTTTCGGTCGGCGCAGGTCTTTCGCTGCCGAGACTCTCAAAGGTGATGTCTCGAGGTGGTCTGAGTGGTGTGGAATTTGCGCTCGGTATCCCCGGTTCCGTCGGCGGTGCCTTGATTATGAACGCTGGCGCATGGGGAAGTAGTTTCGGAGATGTCGTCACAGATGTCACGGTCATGGATGATACGGGTGAACTTGTCCCGTTAACCCACGCCGAAGCAGAATTTGAATACCGACGCAGCGGCTTGGACGCTTATTTTTGCGTCATAGGTGCGACGCTGAGACTCGAACCCGGAGACGCCGATACAATCACGACGCGGATGCAAGCGTTTTACAAGCAGAAAGTCGAAACGCAACCCTTCGCCGAAGAGAATGCCGGATGTATGTTCAAAAATCCGCCCGGCGATTCTGCGGGACGCTTGATCGACATCAGCGGTCTGAAAGGTCATCGTATCGGGGGTGCGGAGGTGTCCACGGTCCACGGCAATTTTATTCTCAATATCGACAACGCGACAGCAGCTGATGTGCTGGCGTTAGTCGCCTACATCCAAGAACAAGTGCGCGAGAAGACAGGGATCTCCCTCCACACCGAGGTAAAACGATTGGGATTCGACACTAAGGTCGGATAA
- a CDS encoding transposase family protein, whose amino-acid sequence MTRTSSCHLLDMLATLPDPRKQKGKRHPLRSILGLIVVGLMCGQGSYTAIAAWARRHPSLTKALGFTHPISPCAATFHNLLKRLNPVRLEQS is encoded by the coding sequence ATGACAAGAACATCTTCCTGCCACTTACTTGATATGTTAGCAACACTGCCAGATCCACGCAAGCAAAAAGGCAAACGCCATCCCTTGCGATCCATCTTAGGCCTCATCGTCGTCGGACTCATGTGTGGTCAGGGCAGCTACACGGCGATCGCAGCTTGGGCACGCAGGCACCCGTCCCTAACAAAAGCCTTAGGGTTCACACACCCGATATCGCCTTGTGCTGCGACGTTTCATAACCTCCTGAAGCGTCTGAATCCGGTGCGTTTAGAGCAATCCTAA
- a CDS encoding DNA adenine methylase: MRKLAKSPLRYPGGKSRALKQILPRIPVNISEFREPFVGGGSVFFAIRSLFQDRIKSYWINDLNYDLYCFWKQARDHGISLVDALIEKRSTATDGRALFEELTEAKDKLSHNRELLCEFQRAVRFFVLNRITFSGTVDSGGYSQSAYEKRFTDSSIERVKNICPYLSGVKITNGDYTEALFQDGDPDVFIFLDPPYWKATESKLYGVRGALHTAFDHVQFAENMRECPHKWLITYDDSPVIRNLFDFAEIQEWTLQYGMNNYRQGSAAKGRELFIKNY; this comes from the coding sequence ATGCGTAAATTAGCCAAAAGCCCACTGCGATATCCAGGAGGGAAATCGAGAGCACTCAAACAGATTTTGCCGCGGATTCCGGTGAATATATCGGAATTTCGAGAGCCTTTTGTGGGTGGGGGATCCGTCTTCTTTGCGATCCGAAGCCTTTTCCAAGATCGTATCAAATCCTATTGGATTAACGATCTTAACTATGACCTCTACTGCTTTTGGAAACAGGCAAGAGATCATGGGATCAGTTTAGTTGACGCACTCATAGAAAAACGCTCAACCGCTACAGATGGACGCGCTCTGTTTGAAGAACTAACAGAGGCAAAGGATAAACTAAGCCACAACCGAGAATTACTCTGCGAGTTTCAACGCGCCGTGCGCTTCTTCGTGCTCAACCGAATTACCTTTTCTGGCACGGTGGATTCCGGCGGATATTCGCAATCTGCCTATGAGAAGCGTTTCACGGATTCATCCATTGAACGTGTGAAAAACATTTGTCCTTATCTCTCCGGTGTCAAAATTACGAATGGAGATTATACCGAGGCACTTTTTCAAGATGGCGACCCCGATGTATTTATTTTTCTCGATCCGCCCTATTGGAAGGCAACTGAATCGAAATTATACGGGGTGAGAGGTGCACTGCATACGGCTTTCGACCATGTGCAATTCGCTGAGAACATGAGGGAGTGCCCACACAAATGGTTGATCACTTATGACGACTCGCCTGTCATCAGGAACCTTTTCGATTTTGCTGAGATTCAGGAATGGACGCTTCAATACGGGATGAATAATTACCGGCAAGGAAGTGCAGCAAAAGGAAGAGAGTTGTTTATCAAAAATTACTGA
- a CDS encoding ISAs1 family transposase, with amino-acid sequence MLTQWVSRVFQATPELKSRLTAVAIDGKSLRGSGTRDTQQTHLLAAVSHELGIPLAECAVSEKTNEVPVSTELLKMFDVAGKVITTDALLTQRRFCQSIIDHHGDYVLPVKANQKQVFDDIKDLFQPFSENDPQAIEERRFQTLHTQANAHLDEHTTQ; translated from the coding sequence ATCCTAACGCAATGGGTCTCTCGGGTGTTTCAAGCGACACCTGAGTTGAAGAGCCGCCTGACAGCCGTTGCGATAGACGGGAAAAGTTTACGAGGCAGCGGCACCCGAGACACCCAACAGACGCATCTACTCGCAGCTGTCTCGCATGAGTTAGGGATTCCTCTCGCAGAATGCGCTGTGAGTGAAAAGACTAATGAAGTGCCGGTCTCTACGGAACTCTTGAAAATGTTTGATGTCGCTGGAAAGGTCATCACGACGGATGCGCTTTTGACGCAACGTCGGTTTTGCCAAAGCATCATCGACCATCACGGCGACTATGTGCTACCGGTGAAAGCGAATCAGAAACAGGTCTTTGATGACATCAAAGACCTGTTTCAACCTTTTTCCGAAAACGACCCACAAGCCATTGAAGAGAGAAGGTTTCAAACACTCCATACCCAAGCCAACGCACATCTTGATGAACATACCACTCAGTAA